The Fibrobacter sp. UWB15 genome includes the window GGTTCGCCCGTGCGTTCATCGATAAAGGAGCGGTTTACATCGCGAATCTTCAAGATTTTTTCTTTATCTAAAATATCCGTCATCAAAGCCTCCTATCGCACGACGCCTTTCTGCCAGCGAAGCACATAACGCTGTACTGCGCCAACCACTTTCAAAATCGCCGAGAACAGCACTGCCATCACGACAATCGCAGCGAATACCTTGTAATAAGCGCTCCAGACCTTCGAAGTGTTAATGTAGTAGCCAAGGCCACCCGGCTGCCCCATCATTTCGGCCATCACGAGCGTCGTAAAACCAAACGCAGCCGCCGTCATAATACCCGTAAAAATCTGCGGCATCGCATGGGGAATCGCAATATGGAAAATCTGGTACAGCTGCCCCGCGCCAAAAGTGCGCGAAAGTTCAAACAACGACTTCGGCGTACCCTGCACCCCGTCGGCCGTCATGGTCGCCACCGGGAACCAGGAGCAAATCGCAATCAAGAAAGTCGCCGCCGCAAACGAAGTCGGGAAAAGCGTCAAGGCAAAAGGCATCCATGCCACTGCCGGAATCACGCCGCAAATGTTGAGCACCGGCAAAATCCAGTAACGAGCCTTCGGATACCAGCCGATCAGTACACCCGTTAACACACCCGTCACCACGCCCACCGAAAATCCGGCTACAAAAAGACGCAACGAGTAAAGCGTATTCTGCCAAATGAATTTGGTATCGCCAATAAAGGCATCCATAATAATCGCAGGCCCAGGGAAAAACGGCTGCGGCAAAAACAGCAACTTGGTTCCAAGAATATCCCACGCCGCAAGCGCCAAGCCAACCGCGAAACGGAACTTCGCACCCGCGAAAAATTTTGCCACCTTATCTGCACTCGCCTTGCGGACAAACAGCACCACCGTATAGACCGCGTAATAGGCAATAATGGCAAGCAAAACTAAGCGGTATGCCAAATTGTCGTCAACTCTAAACCCGCCAAAAACATATTCCTTGATTCGCACATTTTCGGCCACCTGCGGAAAAAGCAAGTTTACCAAGAAGGCGATCAGGAAACCTGAAATCGTCAAAACAATGTTCATTCAACTCTCCGTAAAATTTTTAAAAATGCGCCCTTGCGGGCGCTAAGCAACAAGGAATTTCGATTACTTGTTCAAATCGACTTCTTCGTACAGATTCGCGACAAACTGGTCGGGATCCTGCGTGAGGTAGCCAATCTTCTTGAGCTGTTCGCTAAAGTAACGCAAGTCGCCCTTCACGTCGCGGCCAAGAGTCTTGCGTTGTTCCAGCGAAGTGTACACATAACTCTTAATCAGTTCAACAGCCAGCGGCTTGTCTTCGATTTCGGAATACTTGCCTTCGGCAATAATGTCAACCGTTTCTTCAGGGTGTTCGGCAATCCAGGCTTCCGCCTTGTGAATCGCACGCAAGAGTGCTGCAATCTTCGCCGGTTCTTCCTTCAGAATCTTGGCAGACACATAAATGAAGCAGCAGTAGCGACCGTCAAACACCGGGTCCTTCGCCACATCCATAATCACGTCGGCCTTGCCCGACTTTTCGTAAGCAGAAGCGAGCGGATCCCAAATGGCAGCGGCATCAATCTGTCCCTGTTCCAAAGCTTCGAGCGCAAGGTTACCATCGGCATAAGGCAAGAACTGCACCTGATTATCTTCGGGTTTGGTCGAAACACCTCCCAGCGAGAGCCAAAGGCTTGCAGCCTGATGCGGCGTGCCGCCGATTTCATCGACAGCAATCTTCTTGCCCTTCAAATCAGCAGCAGTCTTGTAGGGCGAGCCCTTCTTTACAAGCACCTTGATGCAACCGATGTGAATACCATCGACAATCTTGATATCGACGCCGTTTTCAATCGCCTGGAAAAACTGGAAATCAGAATTCGTGAGCGCATAAGTGCCCTTGCTAAGGCCCAGCTTACGCGTTTCGCCATCAGCGGCGATCAACTTGGCATCAATTCCTTCTTCGGCAAAGAATCCCTTTTCCTTAGCCACGTAGAAAGGCGCACCGCACAAGGAACCGTCCAAAATCGGGAGTTCCAAAGTACCGAACTTGAACTGGGATTTTTCTGCCTGCGGGGCTTCCTGTTTTTCCGCTTTTTCGTTACCGCATGCTCCGGCCAACAGGGCAAAGCCAAAAGCGAGCAAAGCGGTCAGATAAATTTTGAGATTGTTTACCATCGTGAATTCCTCTTTCAAAAAAGGCGCCCCTGAAAATGGACTTCGAATATTTCCAGGAGCGCCAGGTTGTACGGAGAGTACAAATTACTTGATATTTTCTCTCCAAGTAGCGGGCTTGAACAGCTCCTTCAAAGGCAACAGACGCTTGTCAACGTCGACGCCCAAGACAGAATTGAAGTTGTTCGTCGCCTGCATCTGAGCGCCAAAGCCCACGATAATGATGATCTGTTCGTCGGTATAGAACTTGCGGAGACCTTCGAAAAGTTCGTCCGGAACCTTTGTCGGATCCTTCACAATCTGCTGGCCCAGCTGCTGCAAAAGCTTCTCGTTTTCCGAAGTTTCGAAGTTGTTCGGATCGAGACCCAGAGCCTTCAAATCGCTAATGAAGAACAGCGAGCAAAGAAGGCAGCCGTTCGTCGTAGAAACCGAGTGTGCAAAAATCGTTGCAGCACGCAGACCCACCGTCTTTTCGAGACTTTCCCAAGCATCGTACCAGCCCATGAAAGCCTTGTAGATGCCGTAATCCTGGAGCATCACCAACTTCATGTTGGTCACCTTGCCTGCAGCTTCCAGCTTTTCGTAAGCAGCCTTTGCTTCGCCAGTCAATTCATTCGGTTGTTTTAAATGTACTCTTGCCATTGTTTATACTCTCCTTGTGGTGCTTCGCACCGATTGTTTTGTTATGCTAGGTTTTATTCCCTACCATTTTTGTAGGCTTTAAGATAGAATAAGAATTCGCCCTTTTCAAGGCATAAACGCATACTATTTAACTATGGTTTGTTATAAAAGAAAACTATTACATCCGCATCAAAAAAACTCCACCAATCTGGTGGAGTTTTGAAGACAGAGGCAATATCAACTAGTGACTTTTACTCGTACAATCCCTTGCTAAAGTAACGGTCGCCGCGGTCGGGGGCTACGAACACGATGTTTCCGCGGGCACCCGAGGCGATGAGTTTTTTGGCTGCGGTGAACGCGGCACCCGAAGAGGAGCCTGCGAAGATTCCTTCTTTCTTGGCGAGTTCGCGAGCGCCGCCAAAGGCGTCGTCATCGTTGATTTTGATGACCTGATCTACGAGCGACATGTCCATGGTGTCGGCGATAAAGTCGTTGCCGATTCCTTCGATGTTGTAGTCGCCATGCTCGCCGCCGCCCATGGTAGAGCCGATGGGGTCTGCGAGCACGCCCTTGATGTTTGGGTTCTTTTCCTTGAGCGCCTTAAGGATTCCGCTGAAGGTGCCGCCACTGCCTGCGCCTGCGACCACGTAGTCGATTTGTCCGTCCAAATCTTCGTAGATTTCGGGGCCGGTGGTTTCGTAATGTGCCAGCGGGTTCGCCATGTTGCGGAACTGTCTGAGCGAAACAGAGCCCGGAATTTGCGTCAGGAGTTCTTCGGCCTTCTTTTCGGCGCCGAGCATTCCGTCTTCGCGGGGGGTGTTGATGAGTTCTGCACCGAGGGCGCGCATGAGCGTCTGCTTTTCTTGCGAGAACTTGGTTGGCACCACGAATATCACGCGGATGCCGCGGTTGAGTGCCGCGAAGGCGATGCCGAGGCCGGTGTTACCTGCGGTGGCTTCCACAATGGTTCCACCCGGTTTCAGGAGACCCTTTTCAATCGCGTCGTTCACCATGTAAAGGCCGGTGCGGTCCTTCACGCTGCCCGAGGGGTTCCAGAGTTCCAGTTTGGCAAACAGGTTTACGCCTTCGGGAAGTCCCACGTGCGTAAGCTTTACAAGCGGAGTCTTCCCGATTAAAGATTGCATTGATTCGTAGTAATGCATATTACGCTTCCTTTGCGGCGTTAATGCCGGCGTTCAAATCCAAGATAATGTCATCGACTTTTTCAATACCTACAGACAAACGAATGAGTCCGTCGGTAATGCCCACCTTCTCACGAATTTCCTTCGGAATAGAGGCATGGGTCATGGTGGCCGGATGGCATACGAGGCTTTCGACGCCACCCAGACTTTCGGCCAGCGAAATCAGCTGCAATGCCTTGAAGAATTTCTTGATGTTGTAGTTTTCGTAAAGTTCGAACGAAATCATGGCGCCGCCGTTCTTGGCCTGTTTCTTGTTGATTTCGTAGCCCTGAGCAGTCGGAAGTCCCGGATAGTACACATGCTTTACGGCTTCGTGCTGTTCCAGGTAGCGGGCAATGCGTTCCGCGTTTTCGGTATGACGATCGAGGCGCACGCCAAGCGTCTTGATACCGCGAATCAGGAGGAACGAATCGAAGGGGCCGAGCACCGCACCCACGGCATTCTGATTGAACGCAAGCTTTTCTGCGATTTCTTTGTTGTTCGTTACCGCAAGGCCTGCCACCACATCGCTGTGGCCGCCCAAGTACTTGGTCGCAGAATGCACCACGATGTCGGCACCAAGTTCCAGCGGGCGCTGCAAGTAAGGAGTCATGAAGGTGTTGTCGACAATGGTCAAAATTCCGTGCTTCTTCGCAATCGCAGCAACCCCGGCCAAGTCCGTCACGGTCAGGAGCGGGTTTGCCGGGCTTTCGATAAAGAAAGCCTTTACATCGGGCGTCACCTTGGTATCGAGCGCTGCCAAGTCGGTGGTATCTTCGATAGAATAGGTAATGCCGAGGTTCTTGAAAACCTTGTCTAAAACGCGGAAGGTTCCACCGTAGACATTGCTGGAGATGATGATGCGGTCGCCCTGTTTAAAAAGCGAAAGTACCGTAGAAGTCGCCGCCATGCCGCTACCAAAAGCAAAGCCCGCGACACCGCCTTCAAGGTCGGCAATCAATGCTTCGAGCGCTGCGCGCGTGGGGTTACCCGTGCGGGAATATTCCCAACCGGTATTTTCGCCGAGACCCGCCTGTTTGTAGGTAGAAGTCTGGTAGATGGGCACGTTAACGGCTCCCGTGACCTTGTCGCCATCGATGCCGCCGTGAATGAGTTTCGTTTCAATGTATTTTGAATTTGACATTTTTTGAAGTCCTTTAGCGCCTTGCGCCTTTTAATGTTTAAATTCGAATAAAAAATCCCGCTCCGGAGACATAGCCGAGCGGGAATCTGTTTTAGATAAAAGCCTAAAAACTAGTCGCCCGTTCGACATCGACCCCAACAGAAACAACACTTGTTCATCATTTTTTGAGTCATTTACACTTTCCTACTATTTTCGTAGGGATAATATAGACAAAAACAATAACGCTGTCAACCAAAAATAAGCTATTTGGTTATACTATTTTTCTTTGGTTTGTTATAGTTTAAAACGATAACCAGCCGGTATCAAGGCCCGTCACGGGCTCAATGCGCTTCACATTCTTCTGCGCATCAGCAACCACGGCCATTCCCGTCAGATAATTCATCCAACGTTGCGGCGTAAAGGTCATCTTGCAAAAGTGCGTAAGGCAAGGCACAATCCAGGCGTCATGCGTCGCAAAAATGTTAAAGCGGACGTAGCCTTTTTCAAGCATCATCGCAAGCATTTCTTCGGAACGCGCGGCCAGAGGCGCAAACGCTTCTTTATCGCCGCGTGGTTTACCAGCAGTTTCATTTTGCAGCCACTGGCAAATACCTTCGTAAAAACCGGCGCGTAAGACCTTGGTGTATTCATCGTAATCTTGAACAAAGTATTCTGCGAGGCAATCAAGCGGCTGCACTTGCGGATTTTCGACACCGCGTCCAAGGCCAATATTCAAAGCCGTTTCAACGCAGCGCCCCACCGGGCTCGAAAAGAAACTCATATCGCCCTCGGCAGGAATGCACTTGCCAAGCGACAGGGCCTGCTCGCGCCCACGCTCCGTAAGGCCCACATGCGCACCAAAGTCAGGATCCTCAGGAGTTATATGCCTGCGTTCCCCGTGACGAATCAAAAGGAATACGCGTTCGTCAGCGGCAAGGGATTCAAAAAACTTCGCAACCGGTACAAATTCCATCTAAGCCCCGACACCGATCGCCGCAAGAACAGTCGGCGAGCAAAGAACCCAGATTACATTCGCAATTGCAAAACTTAAAACGCCCAGCAAGAAACCGCAAATAATATCCGTGAGCCAGTGCACGCCAAAGTACACGCGCAAAAGTCCCCATGTGAGTGGCAAGAGCATCATGATCCAGCCGTACTGCGGCACCACATAAAACACCGCCGAGGCCACCGCCAGGTTGTTCATCGTGTGTCCCGACGGAAAGCTGTACTTGTCAAGCGGCGGAACCTCCGCTTTAATCTGTGGATTGGCCGCAAAGGGCCTCGGCCGCTTGGTAGAAAGCTTTACGCCCTCGTACAAGCCAAGCGATACCACCACCGCTACCAAAGCCTGCGCCAAAATCGGCCAAAACGCCGACCAGCCCAAATGCAAAAAGAGCACCAGTGCAAAAATGCCCCAAATGTAGCCGTCGCCCAGGCGCACGTAAAACTTGAGGAACTTCGTCGTCTTCGCGGAAAAATGCCGGTTCGTCCAATAGACCGAAACCCGGTTGTCAAACTCTGCAATTTTCTTGAACATTTGCATAAATTTAGAAATCCTACAGTTCCTTAAAACTCCCGTTCCAGCCAGCGAGACAGGAATACATCATAAACTTGGTATTCCTGTTTTTCTTTGGATTCAAGCGTCAACAGCAATTCCTTTTCTTGCAAGGATTCTGCCGCACGGCGAGCGTTCGTGGAGCTACCAATGTTGTATTTCTTCAAAAACACGGTTGATGTCAGCTTACTCACGCTACCTTCTTTTGCAACGGCCACCAAAAGCAACCATTGCTGACGAGTAAGGAGTTCTCGGTACTGCAAAAAGTAATCGGATTCTCTTTCTAGAATCCTGTTTGCGGCATTTTTCACCACATCAATAGTCACGTTGCCACCGACAGCAAACACTTCGTTGCAAAGGGTCTGGGTATAAAATGTGTGGCGACGCGTCCACTCCAAAATCCAATCAACAGCACCGGCATCAATCGTTCTTCCCACCTCGGAAAAATGGCCCCGAATAAATTCAGCATACTTATCGGAATCGATTTTTCCAAGTGTCAGCAGTTTGGTGCTAGAAAAGAACGGACGACCCGCACTTGTAAACATTTCGGCCATCAACTTCTTCTTACTGCCACAGAATATAAAACGAATGTTTTGCATAGACTGCGTATAAGTTCTAAGCAAGGCTTCGGCTGTCTTTTCGGGATACTCCGTAATTTGTTGGAATTCGTCAAACGCCAACACAACCGGCTTTTCGCGGGTATTCAAAAATTCAAGCAGACTTTTGAGAGTCCATTCCTTTTCCGAAACGGTTCCGTAGTTAAACCGCAACTGCGGCGAACCCGAAATGGAATCATAAGTAAGCGTGGGGCGAAGCGTCTTCAAAAAAGTTACGAACCCTTTGCCAATAGATGTCTTTTCAGGAAATTTGATCAGGATGGCTTCTGCCAGGGTCTTGGTAAAATCTTCCAAGGTCAACGTCGCGAATATGTCAACATAGAGAGTTTCGTAATTCAGGCGCCGACGCTTCATTTCGGCAAAGGTATGCAAAATCAATCCCGTCTTTCCGTACTTACGCGGAGAGACCAGTGTCGTATCGGCACCGTTCTGAATATTCAATATAATAGCGGCAGTTTCGTCATCTCTGTCGCAGAAATAGGCCGGCGATTTATACCCTTTGACAATGAACGGATTTTCTTGCATAAAGACCTCTCTATACTAATATACAAAAATTGCCTAAAATAGGCAACCTATTTTAGGCAATTTTTCAAAGTCGACCCAAAACGGCCATTTTTCCCGCCCCCAAAGCCAGCGGCCCCCTAAAATGCTATTTTTTCTCCCATAATCAATTACCAAGGTTTTTTAATATGCGCGTACTCGTTCTTAATTGCGGCAGCTCCTCGGTCAAGTTCGCCGTTATCGACACCCAGACCAAAGAATCCATCTCCAGCGGCCTCGTCGAAAATATCGGCGTGAACGGCCACGTGAAGGCCAAGGGCCCCGAAGGCAACATCGACTTCAATTTCGACTGCCCGACCCACGCCGAAGCCGTTGCCGAGGTACAGAAGTTCCTCGCCGAACAGAAGCTCACCGACACCATCGAAGCCATCGGCCACCGTGTGGTGCACGGCGGCAAGTACGTCAAGAGCGAGCGCGTCACGCAGGAAGTCATCGACTACATCCGTAGCATTACCCTGTTCGCCCCGCTCCACGAACCGGCACACGCTACCGGTATGGAATGCGCCACCAAGTTCTTCCCGGGCCTCCCGCAGGTCGCCGTGTTCGACACCGCCTTCCACCAGACCATGCCGCGCAAGGCTTACCTCTACGGCATCCCCTACAAGTTCTACGAAGAAGACAAGATCCGCCGCTACGGCGCACACGGCACAAGCCACCGCTTTGTGACCGGCGAAGCCGCCAAGATTCTCGGCAAAAAGCCGGAAGACTGCTGCTTCATCACGGCTCACCTCGGTAACGGTTCCAGCTGCTCCGCCATTTTGAACGGCCAGTGCGTTGACACCACCATGGGCTTCACCCCGCTCGAGGGCCTCATCATGGGCACCCGCTCCGGCTCCCTTGACCCGGCCATCCTCTTCTTCATCAGCAAAAAATACGGCTACGACATTGACCGCCTCGACAAGCTCGTGAACAAGGAATCGGGCCTGCTCGGCC containing:
- a CDS encoding ABC transporter permease → MNIVLTISGFLIAFLVNLLFPQVAENVRIKEYVFGGFRVDDNLAYRLVLLAIIAYYAVYTVVLFVRKASADKVAKFFAGAKFRFAVGLALAAWDILGTKLLFLPQPFFPGPAIIMDAFIGDTKFIWQNTLYSLRLFVAGFSVGVVTGVLTGVLIGWYPKARYWILPVLNICGVIPAVAWMPFALTLFPTSFAAATFLIAICSWFPVATMTADGVQGTPKSLFELSRTFGAGQLYQIFHIAIPHAMPQIFTGIMTAAAFGFTTLVMAEMMGQPGGLGYYINTSKVWSAYYKVFAAIVVMAVLFSAILKVVGAVQRYVLRWQKGVVR
- a CDS encoding ABC transporter substrate-binding protein — protein: MVNNLKIYLTALLAFGFALLAGACGNEKAEKQEAPQAEKSQFKFGTLELPILDGSLCGAPFYVAKEKGFFAEEGIDAKLIAADGETRKLGLSKGTYALTNSDFQFFQAIENGVDIKIVDGIHIGCIKVLVKKGSPYKTAADLKGKKIAVDEIGGTPHQAASLWLSLGGVSTKPEDNQVQFLPYADGNLALEALEQGQIDAAAIWDPLASAYEKSGKADVIMDVAKDPVFDGRYCCFIYVSAKILKEEPAKIAALLRAIHKAEAWIAEHPEETVDIIAEGKYSEIEDKPLAVELIKSYVYTSLEQRKTLGRDVKGDLRYFSEQLKKIGYLTQDPDQFVANLYEEVDLNK
- a CDS encoding carboxymuconolactone decarboxylase family protein, producing MARVHLKQPNELTGEAKAAYEKLEAAGKVTNMKLVMLQDYGIYKAFMGWYDAWESLEKTVGLRAATIFAHSVSTTNGCLLCSLFFISDLKALGLDPNNFETSENEKLLQQLGQQIVKDPTKVPDELFEGLRKFYTDEQIIIIVGFGAQMQATNNFNSVLGVDVDKRLLPLKELFKPATWRENIK
- a CDS encoding PLP-dependent cysteine synthase family protein encodes the protein MHYYESMQSLIGKTPLVKLTHVGLPEGVNLFAKLELWNPSGSVKDRTGLYMVNDAIEKGLLKPGGTIVEATAGNTGLGIAFAALNRGIRVIFVVPTKFSQEKQTLMRALGAELINTPREDGMLGAEKKAEELLTQIPGSVSLRQFRNMANPLAHYETTGPEIYEDLDGQIDYVVAGAGSGGTFSGILKALKEKNPNIKGVLADPIGSTMGGGEHGDYNIEGIGNDFIADTMDMSLVDQVIKINDDDAFGGARELAKKEGIFAGSSSGAAFTAAKKLIASGARGNIVFVAPDRGDRYFSKGLYE
- a CDS encoding PLP-dependent aspartate aminotransferase family protein encodes the protein MSNSKYIETKLIHGGIDGDKVTGAVNVPIYQTSTYKQAGLGENTGWEYSRTGNPTRAALEALIADLEGGVAGFAFGSGMAATSTVLSLFKQGDRIIISSNVYGGTFRVLDKVFKNLGITYSIEDTTDLAALDTKVTPDVKAFFIESPANPLLTVTDLAGVAAIAKKHGILTIVDNTFMTPYLQRPLELGADIVVHSATKYLGGHSDVVAGLAVTNNKEIAEKLAFNQNAVGAVLGPFDSFLLIRGIKTLGVRLDRHTENAERIARYLEQHEAVKHVYYPGLPTAQGYEINKKQAKNGGAMISFELYENYNIKKFFKALQLISLAESLGGVESLVCHPATMTHASIPKEIREKVGITDGLIRLSVGIEKVDDIILDLNAGINAAKEA
- a CDS encoding histidine phosphatase family protein; the protein is MEFVPVAKFFESLAADERVFLLIRHGERRHITPEDPDFGAHVGLTERGREQALSLGKCIPAEGDMSFFSSPVGRCVETALNIGLGRGVENPQVQPLDCLAEYFVQDYDEYTKVLRAGFYEGICQWLQNETAGKPRGDKEAFAPLAARSEEMLAMMLEKGYVRFNIFATHDAWIVPCLTHFCKMTFTPQRWMNYLTGMAVVADAQKNVKRIEPVTGLDTGWLSF
- a CDS encoding phosphatase PAP2 family protein, yielding MFKKIAEFDNRVSVYWTNRHFSAKTTKFLKFYVRLGDGYIWGIFALVLFLHLGWSAFWPILAQALVAVVVSLGLYEGVKLSTKRPRPFAANPQIKAEVPPLDKYSFPSGHTMNNLAVASAVFYVVPQYGWIMMLLPLTWGLLRVYFGVHWLTDIICGFLLGVLSFAIANVIWVLCSPTVLAAIGVGA
- a CDS encoding ATP-binding protein, with amino-acid sequence MQENPFIVKGYKSPAYFCDRDDETAAIILNIQNGADTTLVSPRKYGKTGLILHTFAEMKRRRLNYETLYVDIFATLTLEDFTKTLAEAILIKFPEKTSIGKGFVTFLKTLRPTLTYDSISGSPQLRFNYGTVSEKEWTLKSLLEFLNTREKPVVLAFDEFQQITEYPEKTAEALLRTYTQSMQNIRFIFCGSKKKLMAEMFTSAGRPFFSSTKLLTLGKIDSDKYAEFIRGHFSEVGRTIDAGAVDWILEWTRRHTFYTQTLCNEVFAVGGNVTIDVVKNAANRILERESDYFLQYRELLTRQQWLLLVAVAKEGSVSKLTSTVFLKKYNIGSSTNARRAAESLQEKELLLTLESKEKQEYQVYDVFLSRWLEREF
- a CDS encoding acetate/propionate family kinase, whose product is MRVLVLNCGSSSVKFAVIDTQTKESISSGLVENIGVNGHVKAKGPEGNIDFNFDCPTHAEAVAEVQKFLAEQKLTDTIEAIGHRVVHGGKYVKSERVTQEVIDYIRSITLFAPLHEPAHATGMECATKFFPGLPQVAVFDTAFHQTMPRKAYLYGIPYKFYEEDKIRRYGAHGTSHRFVTGEAAKILGKKPEDCCFITAHLGNGSSCSAILNGQCVDTTMGFTPLEGLIMGTRSGSLDPAILFFISKKYGYDIDRLDKLVNKESGLLGLSGLSNDMRTLTQAASEGHVGAQIALETFAYRLTREIGGIAMALPRIDALVFTGGIGENSKLVRKMAMDNLKILGYQIDEARNEKNGKESGHIISKDGTPTAMVVATNEELLIALDTEALVK